Below is a genomic region from Streptomyces sp. RPA4-2.
GGTCCTTGACGCCGCCCCAGGCGCGGTGCTCCTCCCAGACGTCGTCGGCGCGCTCCAGGGCGTACGGGATCCAGCCCATCTGGCCTTCGGAGTAGGCGAGTTTGAGGCGGGGGAACTTCACCAGGACTCCGCTGAAGAGGAAGTCCATCATCGAGGCCATCGCGTTGTTGAAGGACAGCGACGCCTGGACGGCGGGCGGCGCGTCCGGCGAGGCGGCGGGCATCTGGCTGCTGCTGCCGATGTGCATGTTCACGACCGTGCCGGTCTCCTGGCAGACCGCGAAGAACGGGTCCCAGTGGCCGGAGTGGATGGAGGGCAGGCCCAGGTGGGTGGGGATCTCGGAGAAGGTCACCGCGCGCACGCCGCGCTCCGCGTTGCGCCGGATCTCCGCGACGGCCAGGCCGATGTCCCACAGCGGGATGAGGCAGAGCGGGATCAGGCGGCCGCCGCTGTCACCGCACCACTCCTCGACCATCCAGTCGTTGTAGGCGCGCACGCAGGCCAGGGCCACCTCCTTGTCGTGCGCCTCGGCGAAGGTCTGGCCGCAGAAGCGCGGGAAGGTCGGGAAGCAGAGGCTGGCCTCCACGTGGTTGAGGTCCATGTCCTTGAGGCGCTCGGCGGGGTCCCAGCAGCCGCGCCGCATCTCCGCGCGGGTGATGCCCTCCAGGGTCATCTCGTCGCGGTCGAAGCCGACGGCGGCGATGTTGCGCTTGTACGGGAACTTGAGGTCCTCGTAGATCCACCAGTCGGTGGGCGGCCCGTCCGGGTCCATGGTGATCCGGTACTTGCCGCCGACGTAGGCGAGCTCACCGATGCCGGCCGTGAGGGGCTTCGGCCCGCGGTCGCGGTACTTCGCGGGCAGCCAGGTCTCGAAGAGGTGCGCGGGCTCGATCACGTGGTCGTCGACGCTGACGATCCGCGGCAGTTCCGTCATGAGTGGCCTCCGCCTGGCATACGTATCTGATGACCCGTCAGATAGCAGGCTAGCTCCGCGCCTATGGACCGACAAGGCGGTGCGGCCTACGCTCCCGATTGGATCTGACAACCCGTCAGCTACAGGGGGCCGTCGTGAACGACACCGCACACGCTCTGGGCGCCTCGCGCACCCTCTGGGAACTGGTCGAGCGCCGCGCCGGCCTCACCCCCGACCGGCCCGTCCTCCTCCAGGGCGACCGCTCCCTGAGCTTCGGCGCCCTGCGGGAGCGGGCCGAGCGGGTGGCGGCGGGCCTGTACGACAGGGGCGTGCGCCCCGGCACGGTGGTCGCCTGGCAGCTGCCCACCCGCATCGAGACGGCCGTGCTGTCCTTCGCGCTGGCGCGTCTGGGCGCCGTCCAGTCCCCCGTGATCCCCTTCTACCGGGACCGCGAGGTCGGCTTCGCGCTGCGGGAGTCCAGGGCCGAGTACTTCGCCGTACCGGGCGAGTGGCGGGGCTTCGACCACACGGCGATGGCTCGGCGGCTCGGCGCGAAGGGCGTCTTCGAGGCGTACGACGTGCTGCCGGACGGTGATCCCGGCGTCCTCCCGCCACCGCCGGCCGACGGCACCTCCGTGCGCTGGATCTACTGGACCTCGGGCACCACCTCCGACCCCAAGGGCGTCCTGCACACGGACCGTTCGCTGATCGCGGGCGGCTCCTGCCTGGCGCACGCGCTGCGGCTGTCGGCCGAGGACGTGGGCTCGATGGCCTTCCCATACGCGCACATCGCCGGGCCCGACTACACCGTGATGCTGCTGCTGTACGGATTCCCCGCGGTGATGTTCGAGCACTTCGCGCTGCCCGCCGCGCTCGGGGACTACCGCGCGCACGGGGTGACGGTGGCGGGCGGTTCGACGGCCTTCTACTCGATGTTCCTGGCCGAGCAGCGCAAGGCGCCCGGCCGGCCGGTGATCCCCACGCTGCGGCTGCTGGCGGGCGGCGGCGCGCCCAAGCCGCCCGAGGTCTACCACCGTGTCGTGCGGGAGATGGGCGTGCAGCTCACCCACGGGTACGGGATGACCGAGGTCCCGATGATCACCATGGGGGCGCCGGACGACACCGCCGAGAACCTGGCGACCACGGAGGGCAGGCCTCCGCAGGGCATGGAGATACGGATCGTGGACGGGGAGGTACGGCTGCGCGGCGAGGCCGTCTGTCAGGGGTACCTGGATCCGGCGCAGACCGCCGAGGCCTTCGACCCGGACGGGTTCCTGATCACGGGTGACGTGGGCCATCTGACGGAGAGCGGGCACCTCGTCCTGACCGGGCGCCTGAAGGACGTCATCATCCGCAAGGGCGAGAACATTTCCGCGAAGGAGATCGAGGACCTGCTGCACCGGCACCCGGCCGTCGGTGACGTCGCGGTGATCGGGCTGCCGGACGCCGAACGCGGGGAACGGGTCTGCGCGGTGGTCGAACAGCCGCCCGGGGCGGCGCCGCTGACGCTCGCGGCCGCGGTCTCGTACCTGCGCGCGGAAGGGCTCTCGGTGCACAAGCTGCCGGAGCAGCTGGAGGTGATGGAGGCCCTTCCGCGCAACGAGACGCTGCGGAAGGTGCTGAAGTACCGGCTCCGGGAGCGGTTCTCGGGGCCGGCCGGGTCGGCGGGGGCTACTCCGGCACCGTGAAGTAGCGGGCGAACGCGGTCACGACCTCCGACTCGCCGATCCGGCCGTCGGCGTCCGTGTCGAGGGCACCGGCCGCCAGTGCGGCGATCTCGTCGCTCACGCCCAGGGCCCTGAGCACGCGCTCGGCGTCCTCGACCGTGGCCGCTCCGTCCCCGTCGGTGTCCGCGACGGCGAGGGCCGCGTGCAGGAAGGGGCGGGCGATCTCCCCGAAGCGGTCGGGGTTGTCCCGCAGCCGCTTCACGGCGCCGTTGACGAACTCCTCCCGGTTGATGCGCTGGTCTCCGTCACGGTCCGCTATCCCCGCCATGCCCTGCCAGAACGCCTCCGCGCCCACGTAGAGGGCCTGGCCCTTGTCGGACCGGGCCGCCGTACCGAACTCGGCGAGGACGGACTTCGCCGCCGCGTTGAAGTCCTCCCGGTCGATGTAGCCGTTGCCGTCCTGGTCGAAGCCCGCGAAACGGGCGGCAATCCTGCGTTCGTACTCGGTACTGACCATGGCCTTCTCGGACCGCCTTACGACTCGGCCGGACTCTGTGCCGGACTGCGGGTTCATCTGGCAGGGAGCGTACGACGGCCCGGCCGCGAAGGGAGCCGGAAAACGACGCTTGTACCAAGACCGCAGGAATTCTTGGACAACTCCGCGGCGCACCGCGGCGCCGGTCGGACGTGGGGCGTGACCCGTGGGATCTCACGCCGAGAGCGGGCTCGACTCCTCGTCGACGGCCGTGAGGGCGTCCGGATAGACGTCGAAGAGACGGCGGACGCCGAGGGCCGCGAGGACACGGTTGACGTGCGAACCGTCGGCGGCTCCCTGGGCCGGCAGGATCAGGCGCAGCCGGCCCTGACAGGAGCGGACCAGCCGGCGGGTGGCGATCAGGACGCCGACACCGCTGGAGTCGCAGAAGAGGACCTCGGAGAGGTCGAGGACCAGACTGCGGCGGCCTTCCGCCACCGCGTCGTGCACCCGCTGGCGCAGCACCGGTGACGTCGCGAGATCCATCTCGCCCGACACCCGGAGCACGGCCCATCCGCCCAGTTCGCCGTCGGTCACCTTGAGCGTCACCGCGTCGCCTCTCGCTCGCCTCGCCCACCAGGAAACGGAAGCAGTTCCTACGCTTCCTTTCAGCGCGGCTGCCCAACCGTCGTTCCATGAAACACCGGACCGCGATCGATGAAACGTCGGTCTACGGTCGAAAATGCTGAACGAGCGAACTGTTTCGGTCGCATGTTGGTCACGTACGGTCTTATTCGATCGGATGTGCGGGGTAAGTGAGGGGCTTTTACCATTCCCGGCCCGCCCAGGGGCGCACGTTGGCGTAAAGGGGCGTGCGCTGTCCTACGTGCCGACTACATTCGAGACAGCGATGCGCACAGGCTGGACACGCACAGACACACCGGGCACGAGCAGGCGCGAGGGGGCCGTATGGCGGCGAAGGACGCACCGCCCCGCTGGGACCGCAAGATGCAGCAGCGGCTCGCACGCGGGGAGGCGGCGGCGCTCGGTGAGCTCTACGACCGGTTCGCCTCCCTGGTGCACGGCCTCGCGCACCGCGTGCTCGGCGACGAGCGGGCCGCCGACGGGATCACCCGCGAGGTGTTCGTCCACGTCTGGGAGAACCCCGAGTCGTACGACCCGAAACAGGGCCCGCTGCGGTCCTGGGTCGCCACGCTGACCCATCGGCTCGCCGTTCAGCGGCTGCGCGCGACCGAGACCGCCGCGCTCGCCCTGGAGGGCGGGGGCACCACCGAGGAGCTGGAGCGCAAGGTGCGCAGTGCGTCCGTCGCCGCCCGCGCGGACTACATCGTCACGTCCATGCCCACCCCGCTGCGGGCCGCGCTGGAGCTGGCGTACTTCCAGCGCCGCGACTACCGCCAGGCCGCCGCCGATCTCGGCGTCACCGAGGACGAGGCCCGGCGCCGGCTCCGCCTCGGCCTGCAACTGCTGTCCACCGCCCACGACGCCGGGTCCCCCGGCGGGCCGCCCGGGTTCGGGGGTGCGCGGTGACGGAAGGAGCGGGCCGGTCCGACGGCTTCGACGAGCACGAGGCCGGCAAGGGGCCCCGGGAACGCATGGAGCGCGAGGAGCACTGGGAGCGCGAGGAGAAGGAGCGCCCGGGGAAGGAACACGAGACGTCGTACGAGGGGAAGGACCGTGGTCCCGCTGGGTCCGAAGGCGGTGACAGCGATGTCGGCGACGCCCGCGGCTCCGGTGACGGCGGCTTCGGCGCCGGGGGCGGCGGCGGTTCGGGCGGTTCCGCCGGTGTCGGGCAGCCGTCGCGCATACCGACGCCGCGTTCGTCCGTCGAGGACACCGGGCTGCCGCTGCCGGCGCCCGCGCCGCTCGTCCTGGAGCACCGGGTGCTGAAGTCGCTTCTCGGCGCGTGGGCGCTGGCCGCGTGTTCGGGCGAGGAGACCGCCGCGGTCGAGGAGCATCTCGGGGAGTGCGGTGCGTGCGCCGACGAGGCGCTGCGGCTGCGCGGGGCGGTCGGGCTGCTGCATCCGCCGGAGAGCCTCGACCTCGACCCCGCGCTGCGCACCCGGGTCCTGGAGAGCTGCCTCGACCGGCGTCCGCCGCGCATCCCGGTGCCCGAGTGGGCGGCACCCTACGACGCGGAGACCGCGCGGCTCGACGCGCTGCTGCAGGACATAGCGGACGCGGAGTGGCACGCCCCGGTTCGGCTGCGCTGGTTCGAGGACGACGGGCCGGTGAGCCGTCGGACGACGGTCGCCGGGGTGATCGCGCATCTGCTCAGCGTGGACGGGCTGGTCGGGGTCGCGCTGGGCCTGGACGATCCGCTCGGCGGGGCCGCCGCGCGCGTACGGGCGGGGGCCGAGGCGGCGGCCGCCGCGGAGGGGCCGGACCCTGCCGTGCCGGAGGCCGCGACGCCCACCGGGCGCACCGAGGCCTACTGGCGTGCCTCGCACTTCCCGCCCACCCGGGCCGTGCGCGGGCCCTGGCGGGAGCAGAGCCACCATCTCGTCCGTACGGTGGCGTTCGCCGGCGGGGGTTCCGGACGGCTCGCCGTGTCCTACGGCGGCTTCGCGCTGCCGCTCCGTGACTCGATGCTGGACCGGGCCTTCGAGTGCTGGGTGCACGCCGGGGACATCGCGGACGCGGTGGACTATCCGTACGAGCCGCCGGCCGCCGCGGCATCTGCACCGGATGATCGATCTCGCGGCGCGGATGCTGCCCATGTCGCTGGCCGAGCGGCGGCGGGCGGGGCGGGCGGCTCCGGCCTCGCGTCATCTGGTCGCGGCGGGGGCGCCCGGGCGCAGTCTCCGGCTGGAGATCGAGGGGGCGGGGGGTGGGGAGTGGCTGATCCCGCTCGACTCGTAAGCCGCTGTGGCGTCCGCCGAGCACGAGGTCGCTCATGTCGCTCTGGACGGGGTGGAGTTCTGCCGGCTGGCGGCCGGGCACGTGTCGCCGGAGGAAGCGGCGGCGGGGCAGGTCGGTGACCGGGAGGCGATCAGGGATGTGCTGTTCGCCGCGGCGGCGTTGAGCCGGATGTAGGCGCCGGGGGCGTTTCCTCGCCCCCGGCGTTCCGTCCCTGGGGGCTCCGCCTCCAGACCCCCGCCAAGGGGCTGCGCCCCCTGGACCCCCGCATCGCCCGAAGGGCTCGTCCTCAAACGCCGGACGGGCTGAGGTACCCAGCCCGTCCGGCGATTGAGGGCAAGGCCCTCAAGGCCGATGCGGCCCCCAGGCAGGGGCAGCCGGCCTAGGCGAAGATGACCGTGCGGCGGCCGTTCAGGAGGATTCGGCGTTCCGCGTGCCACTTCACCGCGCGCGCCAGCGCCCGGCACTCCACGTCCCGGCCGAGCGCGACGAGCTGGTCGGGTGTCACGTGGTGGGCGACCCGCTCGACCTCCTGCTCGATGATCGGCCCCTCGTCGAGGTCCGCGGTGACGTAGTGCGCGGTGGCGCCGATGAGCTTGACGCCCCGGGCGTGCGCCTGGTGATACGGCTTGGCGCCCTTGAAGCTCGGCAGGAAGGAGTGGTGGATGTTGATGATCCGGCCGCTGAGCTGCTTGCACAGGTCGTCGGAGAGCACCTGCATGTAGCGGGCCAGGACGACCAGTTCGACGCCCTCGGCCCTGACCAGCTCCAACAGCTCCGCCTCGGCCTGCGCCTTGGTGTCCCTGGTCACCGGAATGTGGTGGAAGGGGATGTTGTAGGAGTCCACAAGCTCGGCGAAATCCGTGTGGTTGGACACCACGGCCGCGATCTCGACGGGCAACGCCCCGGTCCGCGCCCGGAACAGCAGGTCGTTGAGGCAGTGGCCGAACTTGCTGACCATGAGGACGATGCGCATCTTGTCCTCGGCCCGGTTGATCTGCCAGTCCATGTGGAAGGAGTCACCGATGGCCGCGAAGGTCGCCCGCAGTTTGTCCACGGTCACCGGCGACTCCGCCGAGAAGTGGACGCGCATGAAGAACAGGCCCGTGTCGTGGTCGCCGAACTGCTGACTGTCCTCGATGTTGCAGCCGGTCATGAAGAGGTAGCTCGACACGGCGTGCACGATCCCCTTCTTGTCCGGGCAGAAGAGGGTCAGGACGTACTGCTCGGCGGGCTCGGCGGCGGGCTCGACGGCACGCACGGACTGCTCGTTCATGCGGCACAGGGTCCCATACGGGGCCCCCGCGACGGACGACCGTCCCGCCACGCGGACGCCCGCGCCGG
It encodes:
- a CDS encoding amidohydrolase family protein; this translates as MTELPRIVSVDDHVIEPAHLFETWLPAKYRDRGPKPLTAGIGELAYVGGKYRITMDPDGPPTDWWIYEDLKFPYKRNIAAVGFDRDEMTLEGITRAEMRRGCWDPAERLKDMDLNHVEASLCFPTFPRFCGQTFAEAHDKEVALACVRAYNDWMVEEWCGDSGGRLIPLCLIPLWDIGLAVAEIRRNAERGVRAVTFSEIPTHLGLPSIHSGHWDPFFAVCQETGTVVNMHIGSSSQMPAASPDAPPAVQASLSFNNAMASMMDFLFSGVLVKFPRLKLAYSEGQMGWIPYALERADDVWEEHRAWGGVKDLVPEPPSTYYYRQIFCCFFRDKHGVASLDVVGRDNATFETDYPHVDSTFPHTKEVALDHVKGLDDETVHKLMRGNAIRMLDLDLDR
- a CDS encoding class I adenylate-forming enzyme family protein; the protein is MNDTAHALGASRTLWELVERRAGLTPDRPVLLQGDRSLSFGALRERAERVAAGLYDRGVRPGTVVAWQLPTRIETAVLSFALARLGAVQSPVIPFYRDREVGFALRESRAEYFAVPGEWRGFDHTAMARRLGAKGVFEAYDVLPDGDPGVLPPPPADGTSVRWIYWTSGTTSDPKGVLHTDRSLIAGGSCLAHALRLSAEDVGSMAFPYAHIAGPDYTVMLLLYGFPAVMFEHFALPAALGDYRAHGVTVAGGSTAFYSMFLAEQRKAPGRPVIPTLRLLAGGGAPKPPEVYHRVVREMGVQLTHGYGMTEVPMITMGAPDDTAENLATTEGRPPQGMEIRIVDGEVRLRGEAVCQGYLDPAQTAEAFDPDGFLITGDVGHLTESGHLVLTGRLKDVIIRKGENISAKEIEDLLHRHPAVGDVAVIGLPDAERGERVCAVVEQPPGAAPLTLAAAVSYLRAEGLSVHKLPEQLEVMEALPRNETLRKVLKYRLRERFSGPAGSAGATPAP
- a CDS encoding EF-hand domain-containing protein encodes the protein MVSTEYERRIAARFAGFDQDGNGYIDREDFNAAAKSVLAEFGTAARSDKGQALYVGAEAFWQGMAGIADRDGDQRINREEFVNGAVKRLRDNPDRFGEIARPFLHAALAVADTDGDGAATVEDAERVLRALGVSDEIAALAAGALDTDADGRIGESEVVTAFARYFTVPE
- a CDS encoding STAS domain-containing protein → MTLKVTDGELGGWAVLRVSGEMDLATSPVLRQRVHDAVAEGRRSLVLDLSEVLFCDSSGVGVLIATRRLVRSCQGRLRLILPAQGAADGSHVNRVLAALGVRRLFDVYPDALTAVDEESSPLSA
- a CDS encoding sigma-70 family RNA polymerase sigma factor → MAAKDAPPRWDRKMQQRLARGEAAALGELYDRFASLVHGLAHRVLGDERAADGITREVFVHVWENPESYDPKQGPLRSWVATLTHRLAVQRLRATETAALALEGGGTTEELERKVRSASVAARADYIVTSMPTPLRAALELAYFQRRDYRQAAADLGVTEDEARRRLRLGLQLLSTAHDAGSPGGPPGFGGAR
- the purU gene encoding formyltetrahydrofolate deformylase; amino-acid sequence: MNEQSVRAVEPAAEPAEQYVLTLFCPDKKGIVHAVSSYLFMTGCNIEDSQQFGDHDTGLFFMRVHFSAESPVTVDKLRATFAAIGDSFHMDWQINRAEDKMRIVLMVSKFGHCLNDLLFRARTGALPVEIAAVVSNHTDFAELVDSYNIPFHHIPVTRDTKAQAEAELLELVRAEGVELVVLARYMQVLSDDLCKQLSGRIINIHHSFLPSFKGAKPYHQAHARGVKLIGATAHYVTADLDEGPIIEQEVERVAHHVTPDQLVALGRDVECRALARAVKWHAERRILLNGRRTVIFA